Within the Taeniopygia guttata chromosome 15, bTaeGut7.mat, whole genome shotgun sequence genome, the region tcctctgttctgaaaccaattgaagacgaggaatgggagttctaccaagagttcatttgtcagatttgcattgaaaaggtagaaaggtcagaacgaggaagacttcattgacttcctcattttggggcccctccccatgaaagggacactgacccatttcaagggacaaaccacGCATGCTTAAttgcttttggagtgattagcatatgaagcggggaatgggatgtaccaaaattatgaatatatatttgtattttgtgtattcaatacttgtatggataaaaagactctgtaatcacctggaagctgcggtgtggatttgggagcaatcccacacacaataaacacatattttctaactttaaactgttagagagtttttgtccgtcacagttggatatcgatactagatcaatatccatatttttttaataaatcagctCCAGGTGTTCTCCAGCCCggagccattcccagctcaCTCACAGCTTGACGAAGGGATCCGAGTATCCGTTGGCGTCCATGGCCGCCAGGTGCACGCAGCGCACGATGCCCACGATGAGCCCGCCCTGCTGGGTGCTGTACATGAGGGACACCAGGATCTTCCCCCGCTCCTCCACGTCCCCGCCGCGATCCACCTGCGGGAGGAGCCGCCAGAGGAAAGCTCGGAGGGATGAGGTGGATATCAGGGAATGTGGGAGATAATGTACACAAGGGATGGTGGACAGGACGTGGGTGGTGTTGTTATAGGACATGTGAAAATACAACGCGAGCCACTCGCTATTTGCAAGGTAAATCAAAAGGTTTATCTTTTGATtctaacttttatacttttctaaaggtgacagtggattggagagtgaatgggccacctctccaaagacattggacaaatCACTAATATATCAAGTTTCTTTACCCCTGTGAAGGAACGCAAAACAATAGgttgtttatagaaattgtgtgggaaaaatttctaacagaatgtaaactcagaaggctttagaaaaacctTAAGAATCAGGGAGACAGGGTGGAGCTTGTCCTGCTCCAAGGACTCACCTCCTCTTCGTACAGGGCCATCCCACGGGACGCGCCGGTTGTTCCGGCGCGCTTCGTCTGGGGTGGGAAAGGGACAAGGAGACTGCCATGAACGACCGGGAGAGGCACCATCCCACAGCAAAAATAACCTGGGAATGCatgcagcccagctcctgcaccgGACTCCTAAGTGGGAGGGCCTCAGGAATGTTCATCTGCTCCACCAACCCCCATCCCAGCGGATTCACCAGGTGACAGAGCAACCTGTCCCCTCCTCCACGGTGACATCCATCGATGGGGGATGGCAAAGCCAACAGGAACAGGCCCTGGAGTCACTTCCCATGGATTCCCACCAGGCTCTTATCTCCTGGCCTTGGGATGGCACATCAGCCCAGGTGGGAATGCAACTCCGATGGTGCTGGGGCAGTCAggcacctccagcccctccagcccatccctgcatccctcaggTGGCATTTCCAAGGAAATGGCAGGAATTTTCAGGAAATGGCAGGAATTTCCAAGGAAATGGCAGGAATGGAAAGAATTTTTTCAGACACTCACTGGTATTACTCTCTCCAGGCAGATGTTGAAGTTCTTTTTCTGGTTGGCTTTGAGTTTTTTCAAGGCAACTCTGGTTTCTCCGATGAACTCGTTGTGGCCGAATTTGTCCTCGTCACACACGGAGATcctggagggaagagggaaaggagaaCATAACCAGGCTGGAGCAGTCCAGAGCCAAACCCATCCCTGCAGGGGCACTGCTAGGGGgagggaaaagcaaagcaaatcccctccaaacccaCCCTTGATCTGGATTTCCTCTGACCAAAAGCCATCACCCCCAAATTTCTGgtttgacagaaaaaaaaacaaaaaaaaaaccaaaaagagaaaaaaaaatcaacattttaaatatttgctttgtgATGGGGCAAGAAATCAAGAGGCAGAAGTTTTCTGAGGGAGGATAGAGCCATAAATTTTAAGTGATATGTAtatggactttttttttctgggttacTGTCAAATCAGTAGAGATGCATGTCTCTATGATGATAAAAATCATAGTATAATCAATAATTCACTATTAAATTACAAGGTCAAAATGCCAGTTTTCCTCTCTTCAAAGCACCATCCAAATGAGCAAATTCATGTTGATTTTAACCCAAAACTGCATTTCCCACTgccccaaaccctcctgcacccctgggggtggtgctgtgggtgaggaccgtgacattcacattctctggacagagagacataataaataagtaaattaaaaagaaatatatagaataaaataaatctctttGAAGGACACCCACAGCCCCACCCTGGGGCTCCTGCTGGGCTTGCCTGAGGGTTTTCCTCTGCATGTCCTCGTCGGTGATGCCGTGGTACACCAGGGTCTCGTTCCACACCGGGTTCCGGGTGTTGCGCAGCGTCTTCGTCCTCAGCTTGTTCGACTGAGAGATCAAAAACACCAGGGAATTGCACCCCAGGATCCCTCCCTgcccaaatcccagctcctgccagggatTGTCACatctggcacagctgggtgaTGGGGAGCTCCTAGGGAGCACCACGGTGGATCTTTGCACGTGGAGGTTGGGAGAGCCTGGGTTTTGTCATTCCCTGGGGTTTATTCCATcaaggagaggggaaaaggtgcccagggcaggatgTGGGGGCTCAGGTCACAGCTCTCATGGTCTAAAGGAGGTGACAGAGGAGCCAGCACTTGCCTGTGTGTCTTTCCCAACCACacattcaaaatttaaaaacaaaaaaaaattgaaattactATCAGCAAGAATCAAACCAATTCTCAGCATCACACCTGAATTTTCTCTGAACAATACCAATACCCCCTGCACAAAGCAAAGCTGTAAAATCAATCCAATGATTTTATTATCAGTTTTCCCCCGGTTTTACTCCTGGTTCCTTCAAGCAAAACTCTGCTGCACCCTCTAAGCAAAGAGCTAACACTGCTGGTGGTCATTCCTTCCTCAAGATTTGCCCACCCAGACCAGCCCAGCTGGAGATTTCCAGGAATTTCCATGATGGAGCCAGAGTTTCCCCCATGGTtctctccccacagctccaaCAAGAATGTGCTGCAGCTTCCAAGCAAATGGATAATTCCAACCCTGGGCATAATTAGATTTTTGGGCAGATGTTTTGTGCTGCATTAACAGCAATGCCCCCTCTGGAGCTTCCCTCCACCCCTGAGCAGATTCCTGCCTGCAGGATGAGCTGTTCCTCGGGTCTGGGAGAGCATCTGGGAGCATCCTCCCTGTTCAGAGATACCCTCAGGGAAAAACAGCAGCGAGCAGAGAAATCAACAGGGAAAATCTGATCTGAGGGAGGGACCTGAGGGGGATTTGAGAAAcctctgctccatccccagcagcaAAGCTGGCAAAGCCTCACCTTGCTGGCTCCGGGCAGGAGGTGCAGCTTCACATAGGGATCAGCCAGGCCATTGGAATCCATTGGTTTTAAGccctaaaaaataataaaggaaacGCAGGATGTGAATCCTCCTTCAGCAAAGctaaggaagagaaaaatctgcCCATGAAAAGCTCAAAGAGAAAATGTGTGCAGTGACCCAAGAGCCTGtgccctgagcagctgtgggtgtCAGGATGCGCTGAAACATCTGACCCATCCCTGGAAAAATCAGAATTGTAGAATCACAAGATGGTGTGTGTTGGAAGAGACATCAAATATCATCAAGTTCCACTCCcagccatgagcagggacaatttccactatcccaggctgctccataccctgtccaacctggccttgaacacttccagggatggggcagccacagcttctctgggaggCTGTTCCAGGGCATCACCACTCCCACAGATCTCTTGGATCCACACAAGGAAATGCCCCCCAACCctccccagccaggagcagctgtgcctggagccTCCCaagggagcagcccctgccagcagccacaTGGCTTCCTTCCCATTGTACCAGAGAAACTGGGAGCCAGATGGATTTAAtcagggaaaaggggggaaagaggAGCTCTTGCCTTGGCCTTGATGAGGGTGCAGTGCAGGGAGCTGTTGTCCTGGTCGTAGAGCAGGCTGAACTCCAGAGCTCCCAGCGTGGCTGACAGcaagggaggaggaagaaacaaCCTCGTTAAAACCCCAGCCAATAACTGCATTTAATCATCCCCGATTAGTAATAATTAGAAAGATTTGCGGGTCCACTGTAAAAGCCGTTTAATGCAGTGacactgtgctggcagcagccaaaCCACCACAAATCCAGGCGGACTcgggagctctgcagagctttgcAGGGCAggaactgcccagggagatcAGCCAGGGGCTCTGCAGCTGACTCCAATGCTCCCCAGGCAAAGAGGAGTAAACCCTACCAATCTTCCCACAGCAATTCCAGCCCGGAGCACCCTGAGGAGATGctccagctgggacagcagctcctcccaaggCTGGGTCTCAGCACCCGGCTCCTGTGTTGGCTGTCTGGAAACCAGCTCAGGCTCCTGCTCCTTCATCCCAGGGATGAAGAGCAGGCACAGAGGACATTAATCCCGACCTGTTCTACCACAGATCCTCCCCACCAAATCCCCAGGGAAGCATCATTCCCTAAGGACTTTCCCTGCTGGACACCCACCTCCTCACGCCCACCCAAACCtcctccaaatcccccaaattcccaaagaaACTCCCTCCCTGGCTACGTACTGCCTTCATCCGAGTCGTAGCTGTtggcatcctcctcctcttcctcgcggggctgctgctgccgctgcggGGGCTGTGCGGGAGCCGGGGGCTGTGCGGGAGCCGGGGGCTGTGCGGGAGCCGGGGGCTGCCAGCCCGGCCTGTCCTCCCTAAATCCCCCGGCCCGTTCCTCCCTGGCGGTGCCGCGGGCCGGCTCCGGGGGGCTCTCTGCGGACGGGGACCCCGTTAGCCCCCGGCCcgctctgcccccagccccccgcaGCCAGCCCGGGGTTACCTTGTCTCTCCGGGAAGCGGGCAGGACCTCCAGCACCCGCCCtcgccgctgctgccgccggcGCTGGGGACAGAGGTGGTGGCATCACCGGGTGTCCCCCGGTGCCCGCTCGCACCCCGGGACCGCTCCCCGTGGTCCTACCTGCGGCTGCCGCGGGTCCAGCGGCGGCGGGACCGGCCGTGGCTGGCGGGGGTGGCCGCTGGCCTTGCACGGAGTTGGTTCTCCTCACACCTGCCAGGACAGGGGACAATCAGCAGAGCCCACCCGCGGGTGGCTCCCGGCTTTGTGTCCCATCGGAACCGGCCGGGACGCAGGAGCCGCTCTCACCGGGGCTCCGGCTGACCCCGCTGCTCTCGGTGGCGGAGTCGCGGCTGTCGCTGTCCCCACCGGTGGCCGGTCGGCCCTCGGCCGCTTTGCGGCTTCCCCTGGCGGCCGCTGTGGCGTCggtggctgcagggagagggagaaaggagCAGTGAGGCTGGAAAAGCGAGGTGCCATCCCTGGGCGCTGCCCGGCCTGGGGGCGGCAGCGGGGGGACAATGGGTACGGCCACCGCAGCAGCACCCCCCGAGCTGCGGGCGCTGCACCATCAGGGCTCTGCACCATCAGGGCTCTGCACCATCGAACCTGCTCGGGAAatccccaaggactgagagtCCCACAGGAAAACAAGGCCCGAGTATCCATCACCTGGTCCTCACCACCCTGATGGGACCACAGCTCCACATTCCttggatttggggggatcctattttccttctgctgatCATCTCCCATTTATTAAGGAGACAGCCGTGGCAGCCGCCTCTGCCTCTCCCTTCCATCACCCAGCGGATGAATCCCAGCCCGGCGCTCCGGGGTGATGAATTGCGACCCCACGGACGTGACGGAAAAGGTCTCGGCGctcacctggctgctgctggagacgCCAGGGATAAATCTTTGCCGTGACATAAATGGGCTGTTTCTCCTTGGCTGGGCTCTCAGGGTCACCGGGCGCGAGGACAAAGCGGAACGCAACAGATTGtgggggggaaaggaggagggagagagggaaaaacaccGGGAATGCTGAAGAGCAGGGAGGGGGGTGGAATGAGCATCCAGGAGCAGGAGCCCCGTGGTGCGGAGAGAGCCgtgcaataaataattttccaaggGAGCTGTAGGAAAATCATGGGCACGGCAGGAACATGCTGAGCACCGGGAGGGACGTGCGGAGCTGGCAAAGCCTTCCCGACTCCAGGATGAATAAAAGCTGCCCGTGGGGCTGGGAGGTTTAACAGCACTGGCTGGGGGTGTGATTAAATATCCTTGATTAAGTGCTTTCCCCAACTGCTGCAGGGAAGAGGGAGATCATCAATTGGGGACATCAAAACCCGGGCTAAAGGGAACCATTCCATGCAGGAACTGTCCCCTCAACCCCTCTTCGCCAAGGAAGAGGAGGGTTTGCAGCCACTGCACTGCTCCCAACTTAATAATCACCCAAATGAGGAGCAGACGGTGTTGGACAGGGATCAGAGATCCTCATCCCATGAGGAAGGGTGAAAATGGGGGCGGTTACTCAAAATGAACTCCCAGGGAGTCCTCCTCTCTCTCCAAATCTTCCCAGCAGGAGCCACGTGGGGGTCGGGCTCTTCTCCCGGgtaagaagaaaaaggacaagaagaaaCGGCCTCAAGTCATGCCTGGGAGATTggggttggatattagggaaaatttcttcactggaaggATTGTCCAACCCTGACACCGCTGCCCAGGAGTCCCCATCCCTATGGGGGCATTTAACAGCAGTGTGGATGtggcccttggggacaggggtcagtggtggccttggcagtgctggaggaatgGTTGAACTCAATGGGCTTTGAGGGCTTTCCCAAACTGGATGATTCCACCACTGGAAGCGCTGGAGGGTGCAAGGAATAACCAGAACAGGCCACCGCAGCATCCTCACAGCgccaggctgggctgctccATCCACCACAGACAGGCACAAGCTCCCACAAACCTCCTAAACTTTCCCTGGGAGGTTTTCCAAGGACTGCCGTTAAataaccaggaaaaaaacccaaaaacaaccaCTTGGCCCTCCCAGCAGAACCCACCACCCACGGAGGCGGCTCTGGAGCGGCAGCGGCTCAGCCCCGGCGTGTGCGGGAGGTGGGGAAGCCCTGGAATAACCCGGTCCCCCCGCAGGGtgggcggcagcagcagcaaggagagaTCCTGCTGCAGCATCCCGGGGGAAAGGGGGCAGGAAAACGCCTTGGGAAGAGAAGGAGGCAGGGACGGGCTCGGCACAGGCAGGGGACAAAGGCCGGTGCTTACCCTCGGTGTCCTCGGCATCCGCCTGGCCTTGGGGGCACAAACAGAGCGAGAGGGGGTGAAGCTGCAGCCCAcgcacccccagccccatcccggGACCTGCTGCTTCCCCGGATTTCCCTATTTATCCCTATTTATCCCTATTTTATCCCTGTTTTTTCAGGACTTCCCCATCACCACATCCCTACCCAAACTCTCAGCGGATCCCCACCCGGGGCTGCTTTGTTCCAGGATGTCCTGCagccccatccatccccacCGGGGACTCCTGGATGAAACATCTCCAGGCCCCATTGCTACCCCCTTTAGGACACAGGCAGCAGCCCCACGACTGCCCTGGACGCTTTTCCCCCAGAATTTTCCCTCACCAAAGATGGGAAGGAGCCCCAGAGCCTCACTGGtggtgctgggggagcagcacCCGCTGTCACCTACCTCGGGTGGGTGCCCGGGAGGGGAGTTTGGGGTCCGGGGCAGGTGGCTCGGCCGGGCGGGGCTCGctcggggtttggggtcccttcTTGCTGACGGGCATCGGCTGTGGCAGCATCTGCTTGGGCAAACCCTTGAAGAACCAGGCGCCGGAGCGTTTCCACAcctgcgggagcagggccgGACCTCTCAGGCCTTCATCCCTACATCCACACCCTGTGGCTCGTCCCGCTAATTAATGAATCAATTAACACCCCCGGTTCATGCTGCAGCAGCCAATCTCTGCCCACAACCTTTGGACCCCCAAAGCTCTGTTTTCATGCCATAAAACGTCATTTTGTgtagaaaacaaaaccaccctGTAAGAACCACGCTCAAACAGCCGCTGGGCGAGGTTGGGCGGCGCTGGAGGCCCCTGGGAGGTTGAGTTGGTCCCATCTTGGAGGTGTggggtggggacagtggggacagtggggacaacggggacagaggggacagaggggacaggggggacagtggggacagtggccACACGCACCTCCCGCTGCTCGCTGCAGATCTTGCAGAGCCAGATGGCCTGGGGCCGGTTGTTGGTGGTCTGCACCCCACACTTGGTGCACACATTCTGCAGGCAAAACAAAGATCTGagtgccacctgtgccaccaGGATGTCCCCAACCACCAGCGACTCCGGATGTGCCGGGCGATGGAAGCGGGCACCCAAAATCCGCGGTGCCcccgggtttgggggggttctggggctcgggggaggggtctcaccttCTTGCAGTCCTCGCAGACGACACAGGCGGAgccccttgtccccagctgctccccGCAGAGGATGCAGCGGTTGACGCCGTCCCCCAGCACGCTGCGGCGCATGTCCTCCAGCCGGGTCATCAGGCGCCTGccagagggcacagggatgtcaggGAATGCCAGGGAATGCCAGGGAATGCCAGGGGTTCTGGGAATGCCAGGAAAAAGGCAGGATACGGGGGCAGGCCCCATTGCCTTTGGTCTGGCTGTTCCTTTTCCAGATGTCGCTCCCCACGGAGCCTCTCCCTTTCCAGCTATGGGACAAAAGCACATCCCAGCAGGGAAATGAGATTCCAGCAGGTTTATATGGCACAATATCGACTTCCTGGGGTGCTGTCAGAGAGGTGACACCGGCACCAGCTCCACGACATGGAAAATCCATCCAAGGCAGCAGCTTTGTCCCTAAACAAAAACCTTTCCACCCagtcccagcagctgcccaTGAAGAGCTGAAGGAGGAGATCCTGGAAGGCCTCTAATGAGGactgaatgaatgaatgaatgaatgaattttCTAATTGTTTGAGGAACCGATGTTGCATATATTTGACGGAAATTCTTGCAGTGAAATGAAAGCCCGCTGGAGATCAGGCTGTGCAAACACACCTGGTTGCTGCAAAGGtaaaagaacccaaaaagcAGAAGTTTAGGAAAGGCAGCATTGGTGAAGGAGTTTGGGAGGCAGGAAGGAGCCGCCTCCGAGCAGCCGGGAGCTGGCGTGGTGCGCTCAGCTAACCCAGAAt harbors:
- the RPH3A gene encoding rabphilin-3A isoform X2, producing MTDAVLGGSSDRWMCPSDRTMSLRASSEKEQLPAGWAAQPERQRKGEELTDEEKEIINRVIARAEKMEEMEQERIGRLMTRLEDMRRSVLGDGVNRCILCGEQLGTRGSACVVCEDCKKNVCTKCGVQTTNNRPQAIWLCKICSEQREVWKRSGAWFFKGLPKQMLPQPMPVSKKGPQTPSEPRPAEPPAPDPKLPSRAPTRATDATAAARGSRKAAEGRPATGGDSDSRDSATESSGVSRSPGVRRTNSVQGQRPPPPATAGPAAAGPAAAAAPAAAAARAGAGGPARFPERQESPPEPARGTAREERAGGFREDRPGWQPPAPAQPPAPAQPPAPAQPPQRQQQPREEEEEDANSYDSDEGTTLGALEFSLLYDQDNSSLHCTLIKAKGLKPMDSNGLADPYVKLHLLPGASKSNKLRTKTLRNTRNPVWNETLVYHGITDEDMQRKTLRISVCDEDKFGHNEFIGETRVALKKLKANQKKNFNICLERVIPTKRAGTTGASRGMALYEEEVDRGGDVEERGKILVSLMYSTQQGGLIVGIVRCVHLAAMDANGYSDPFVKLWLKPDMGKKAKHKTQIKKKTLNPEFNEEFFYDIKHSDLAKKSLDISVWDYDIGKSNDYIGGCQLGITAKGERLKHWYECLKNKDKKIERWHTLQNENHVASD
- the RPH3A gene encoding rabphilin-3A isoform X1 gives rise to the protein MTDAVLGGSSDRWMCPSDRTMSLRASSEKEQLPAGWAAQPERQRKGEELTDEEKEIINRVIARAEKMEEMEQERIGRLMTRLEDMRRSVLGDGVNRCILCGEQLGTRGSACVVCEDCKKNVCTKCGVQTTNNRPQAIWLCKICSEQREVWKRSGAWFFKGLPKQMLPQPMPVSKKGPQTPSEPRPAEPPAPDPKLPSRAPTRGQADAEDTEATDATAAARGSRKAAEGRPATGGDSDSRDSATESSGVSRSPGVRRTNSVQGQRPPPPATAGPAAAGPAAAAAPAAAAARAGAGGPARFPERQESPPEPARGTAREERAGGFREDRPGWQPPAPAQPPAPAQPPAPAQPPQRQQQPREEEEEDANSYDSDEGTTLGALEFSLLYDQDNSSLHCTLIKAKGLKPMDSNGLADPYVKLHLLPGASKSNKLRTKTLRNTRNPVWNETLVYHGITDEDMQRKTLRISVCDEDKFGHNEFIGETRVALKKLKANQKKNFNICLERVIPTKRAGTTGASRGMALYEEEVDRGGDVEERGKILVSLMYSTQQGGLIVGIVRCVHLAAMDANGYSDPFVKLWLKPDMGKKAKHKTQIKKKTLNPEFNEEFFYDIKHSDLAKKSLDISVWDYDIGKSNDYIGGCQLGITAKGERLKHWYECLKNKDKKIERWHTLQNENHVASD
- the RPH3A gene encoding rabphilin-3A isoform X3, coding for MTDAVLGGSSDRWMCPSDRTMSLRASSEKEQLPAGWAAQPERQRKGEELTDEEKEIINRVIARAEKMEEMEQERIGRLMTRLEDMRRSVLGDGVNRCILCGEQLGTRGSACVVCEDCKKNVCTKCGVQTTNNRPQAIWLCKICSEQREVWKRSGAWFFKGLPKQMLPQPMPVSKKGPQTPSEPRPAEPPAPDPKLPSRAPTRGQADAEDTEATDATAAARGSRKAAEGRPATGGDSDSRDSATESSGVSRSPGVRRTNSVQGQRPPPPATAGPAAAGPAAAAESPPEPARGTAREERAGGFREDRPGWQPPAPAQPPAPAQPPAPAQPPQRQQQPREEEEEDANSYDSDEGTTLGALEFSLLYDQDNSSLHCTLIKAKGLKPMDSNGLADPYVKLHLLPGASKSNKLRTKTLRNTRNPVWNETLVYHGITDEDMQRKTLRISVCDEDKFGHNEFIGETRVALKKLKANQKKNFNICLERVIPTKRAGTTGASRGMALYEEEVDRGGDVEERGKILVSLMYSTQQGGLIVGIVRCVHLAAMDANGYSDPFVKLWLKPDMGKKAKHKTQIKKKTLNPEFNEEFFYDIKHSDLAKKSLDISVWDYDIGKSNDYIGGCQLGITAKGERLKHWYECLKNKDKKIERWHTLQNENHVASD